From a single Candoia aspera isolate rCanAsp1 chromosome 2, rCanAsp1.hap2, whole genome shotgun sequence genomic region:
- the CDHR2 gene encoding cadherin-related family member 2 translates to MLWLSWVLLSIFLAVASGNTTPQFNMNSSFILPEDTPIGTLVFQLVAVDADNDSLYYSIKGENAYYFLVDHTTGNVMLKQSVDYEETKVILLDAIVTDSYNIPAVKRITIIVSDRNDNKPIFQNEPYLTDVLENTKTGTRIYAVTALDSDSENAGRVSYKIIEVIPNNAENHQLFNILQNGTVVLTGSLSYNNKSTFYRIKIKATDNGGLWNGSFIYQTNIAYLSVTVIDVADLDPQFLGEPYVTSISENCPLGTPVMTVLAIDKDKGVDDTIHYSINATSLFTVNQTTGVITVSDNLDREGVPGEEVQFQIIAQERNLNIYHQVAQVSTQVTIHITDINDNKPQFYSCTDPTCNFTGPTEGSFSSQIEEHASARTPVANLSIVAYDPDKGQNGTFQLFLKGPDALAFSVSPRQIANEGTVQLVVSNSSLVDYENTTTMTVEIVANDTRRTVDCCSFAMVTIHLLDINDHRPEFRQSDYKLSVLEESPPGFIVASSITATDPDSGKFGEITYQLLPKSIQSTFTVNAMNGTIFVANGSKIDWGIRPVYYATLQAVDGDGLIGSTQLEITVIDINNKPPVVIGSYNFMVTEGNSIDDVQIQATDQDNPETNNSRLHFEIIPGNFSNNFTINPDTGVLVSKGPLDREAIPVELNGKIVVTVLVQDLGTIQLNTTVNVTFTVEDKNDNAPRFNSSNYEFFVSEGLQGIFVGDVEARDADQTQINNRISFYINSSIGSNNFLIHSSARGSGWYQGALYLDPGIALDYDQMQEKFISLIVRAENSDFGGRVEVAIATVRVYVLDVNDESPTIVPSPPQNIHVTENEKPPKLVAVLKATDEDTNHSLVFQKLAIACFNSSGSAGNICQYWFHLVANGSLFVNSSDIDYELCTQVEITLRVKDESTAVGDPYSRNETLIILIDDANDNAPQFLPVDETFVIIPEISPIDLPVAVVKAKDPDSNENGVITFTISEVVFIQDNGPEQKFYDLFKVTKTIEKGVSVGSIQIKSNLNSVLKGRYQVKVEAKDNGSQALSSFTSLDIFSVDQSYRTNLKFDTSLKEVQTSSNEIKRILSEATGSTVYIAAIYTDDLSTSKSNRALEKTAMDAYFVYRNGTALTGDRVLMFIRRNPEQLEQLLQLGLSVIGPGDVKEPKKEMELLGIIIGLAATVLLLLLLLTGTVIGMRKSYTRKLKALKALKVASNFSADGVQQGSAVPGTNKYNAEGANPVLGFSLDPSVDLGFEENASYEVASLNSLDENMVDAPHDSIPAELKLDKADAQCERNSWEEPLKAALDSHKKYKPLQQGHSQQALPVFGKPSLDTTDL, encoded by the exons ATGCTCTGGCTTTCATGGGTACTTCTGTCTATATTTCTGGCAGTAG CATCCGGGAACACAACCCCACAGTTCAACATGAACAGCAGCTTTATATTGCCAGAGGACACACCGATAG GCACCCTGGTTTTTCAGCTGGTGGCAGTGGATGCTGATAACGATTCATTATACTATAGCATTAAGGGTGAAAATGCTTATTACTTCTTGGTTGATCATACAACAGGCAATGTGATGCTGAAGCAATCTGTGGATTATGAG GAAACAAAAGTAATCCTGCTTGATGCCATTGTGACAGACAGTTACAATATACCA GCCGTTAAAAGAATCACTATCATTGTAAGTGACCGGAATGACAATAAGCCAATATTTCAGAATGAACCATATTTGACAGATGTCCTTGAG AATACAAAAACTGGCACCCGAATCTATGCTGTGACAGCCTTGGATAGCGACAGTGAAAATGCTGGACGAGTATCCTATAAAATCATAGAG GTCATTCCAAACAACGCAGAGAATCATCAGCTTTTTAACATTCTGCAAAATGGCACCGTGGTGCTGACTGGCTCACTCAGTTACAACAACAAGAGCACTTTCTATCGTATCAAGATCAAGGCTACG GACAATGGAGGATTGTGGAATGGTTCTTTTATCTACCAGACCAATATAGCCTACCTGTCTGTGACAGTTATTGATGTTGCAGATCTGGATCCCCAGTTCTTGGGAGAGCCATATGTGACCTCAATCTCAGAGAACTGCCCTCTG GGTACCCCTGTGATGACAGTATTGGCCATTGACAAGGACAAAGGTGTGGATGATACAATCCATTACAGCATCA ATGCCACCAGCCTGTTTACAGTGAACCAGACCACAGGAGTCATCACCGTGAGTGATAACCTGGACCGAGAGGGTGTGCCAGGTGAAGAGGTGCAGTTTCAGATTATT GCGCAAGAAAGAAACCTGAACATTTACCATCAAGTGGCACAAGTGAGCACCCAGGTGACCATCCACATCACTGATATCAATGACAACAAACCTCAGTTTTATTCATGCACGGATCCTACCTGCAACTTCACAGGCCCTACAGAGGGCAGTTTTTCTAGTCAGATTGAGGAACATGCTTCTGCCAGAACACCTGTGGCCAACCTCAGTATTGTGGCCTATGATCCTGACAAG GGTCAAAATGGTACTTTCCAGCTGTTCCTGAAAGGTCCTGATGCGCTGGCATTCTCAGTGTCACCCAGGCAGATTGCAAATGAAGGCACTGTGCAATTGGTAGTGAGTAATTCAAGCCTTGTGGATTATGAAAATACAACTACTATGACTGTGGAg ATTGTAGCAAATGATACCAGAAGGACAGTTGATTGCTGCTCTTTTGCCATGGTGACCATCCATCTTCTTGACATCAATGACCACAGGCCTGAATTCAGGCAGAGTGACTACAAGCTTTCCGTATTGGAAGAGAGTCCACCTGGTTTCATTGTAGCTTCTAGCATCACA GCCACTGATCCAGATAGTGGAAAGTTTGGAGAGATCACCTACCAATTACTGCCTAAGAGCAT CCAATCAACTTTCACTGTGAATGCAATGAACGGTACAATATTTGTAGCCAATGGCAGTAAAATAGATTGGGGAATCCGTCCTGTCTACTATGCCACTTTGCAGGCAGTGGATGGTGATGGGCTGATTGGTTCTACCCAGTTGGAGATCACAGTGATTGACATCAACAACAAACCTCCAGTTGTGATAGGTTCCTACAACTTTATGGTCACGGAGGGCAACAGCATTGATGATGTCCAGATCCAG GCCACTGATCAGGATAACCCAGAGACCAATAATAGCCGCTTGCATTTTGAAATTATACCTGGCAATTTCAGCAACAACTTCACTATTAATCCAGATACTGGAGTTCTAGTCAGCAAAGGGCCCTTGGACCGAGAAGCTATTCCTGTAGAGCTCAATGGGAAGATAGTGGTGACAGTGCTTGTACAAGACTTGGGGACCATTCAGTTGAATACCACTGTCAATGTCACCTTCACTGTGGAG GACAAAAATGACAATGCACCCAGATTCAACAGTTCGAATTATGAGTTCTTTGTTTCTGAAGGCTTGCAAG GTATCTTTGTGGGAGATGTGGAAGCCAGAGATGCTGATCAAACACAAATTAACAACCGTATTTCATTCTACATTAATAGTAGTATAGGCTCAAATAACTTCCTGATTCACTCCAGTGCCCGGGGATCTGGCTGGTACCAGGGAGCGTTGTATCTAGACCCAGGCATTGCGCTTGACTATGATCAAATGCAGGAGAAGTTCATCAGTCTGATTGTAAGGGCTGAAAATTCAGACTTTGGGGGAAGAGTGGAGGTTGCCATTGCCACGGTGAGGGTGTATGTGCTGGATGTCAATGATGAGTCCCCAACCATTGTACCATCACCGCCACAAAACATTCATGTAACAGAGAATGAGAAACCACCTAAGTTAGTAGCTGTGCTAAAGGCTACTGATGAGGACACCAACCACTCGTTAGTCTTCCAGAAGTTGGCTATTGCATGTTTCAACAGCTCAGGCAGTGCAGGCAATATATGTCAGTACTGGTTCCACCTGGTAGCCAACGGATCACTTTTTGTGAATAGTTCAGATATAGACTATGAACTATGCACCCAAGTGGAAATCACACTGCGGGTTAAGGATGAGTCCACTGCAGTAGGAGACCCCTACAGTAGAAATG agaccTTGATAATCTTAATTGATGATGCAAATGACAACGCACCCCAGTTTCTTCCTGTCGATGAGACCTTTG TAATAATCCCAGAAATCTCTCCGATAGACCTGCCGGTGGCTGTGGTCAAG GCCAAGGATCCTGATTCAAATGAAAACGGTGTGATCACATTTACCATCTCTGAGGTAGTTTTTATCCAGGACAATGGACCTGAGCAGAAGTTTTATGATCTTTTCAAAGTGACAAAAACAATAGAGAAGGGTGTCTCTGTTGGAAGCATCCA AATTAAAAGCAACCTTAACAGCGTGCTAAAGGGTCGCTATCAAGTGAAAGTGGAAGCCAAAGACAATGGAAGTCAAGCACTAAGCAGCTTCACATCATTGGAT atCTTCAGTGTGGATCAGAGCTATCGTACCAATCTGAAATTTGATACCTCCTTGAAGGAAGTGCAGACCAGTTCAAATGAAATCAAACG aattctGAGCGAAGCAACTGGATCAACAGTCTACATAGCAGCAATCTATACAGATGATTTATCAACCTCCAAATCTAACAG GGCTCTGGAGAAAACTGCAATGGATGCCTATTTTGTTTACAGGAACGGCACAGCTCTGACTGGTGATCGTGTGCTCAT GTTCATTCGAAGAAATCCTGAGCAGTTGGAACAACTTCTCCAACTTGGCTTGTCGGTCATT GGCCCTGGGGATGTgaaagaacccaagaaagagatGGAGCTGTTGGGTATTATTATAGGGTTGGCTGCAActgtcctcctcctgctcctccttctGACTGGGACAGTAATTGGCATGAGGAAAAG TTATACAAGGAAGTTGAAGGCACTCAAAGCCTTGAAGGTGGCTTCAAATTTCTCAGCAGATGGAGTGCAGCAGGGATCTGCTGTCCCTGGGACTAACAAATACAATGCAGAAGG GGCTAATCCTGTGCTTGGTTTCTCCTTGGACCCTTCTGTGGACCTTGGCTTTGAAGAAAATGCCAGCTATGAAGTGGCCAG CCTGAACTCTCTGGATGAAAATATGGTTGATGCTCCACATGACTCAATTCCTGCTGAACTGAAG